One window from the genome of Magnolia sinica isolate HGM2019 chromosome 4, MsV1, whole genome shotgun sequence encodes:
- the LOC131243134 gene encoding protein SHORT ROOT IN SALT MEDIUM 1-like isoform X1 encodes MAFVKLFFLFVIPLHLLQLSLFAESTFEMLQYQMGCRLLAFLEKLRIKFVRERNQRKRQREETPAKESDKETEAIKVY; translated from the exons ATGGCTTTTGTTaagttgtttttcttgtttgtgATTCCACTGCACCTTTTGCAGCTTTCATTGTTTGCTGAGTCAACGTTTGAAATGCTTCAGTACCAAATGGGTTGTCGTCTTCTAGCATTTCTTGAG AAACTGCGTATAAAATTCGTAAGAGAAAGAAATCAACGGAAGAGGCAGCGTGAAGAAACCCCTGCCAAAGAGAGTGACAAAGAGACAGAAGCGATCAAAGTTTACTGA
- the LOC131243134 gene encoding protein SHORT ROOT IN SALT MEDIUM 1-like isoform X2 — protein sequence MRSWIIMTRILEESTFELSLFAESTFEMLQYQMGCRLLAFLEKLRIKFVRERNQRKRQREETPAKESDKETEAIKVY from the exons ATGCGCTCCTGGATTATAATGACAAGGATATTGGAGGAATCAACATTTGAg CTTTCATTGTTTGCTGAGTCAACGTTTGAAATGCTTCAGTACCAAATGGGTTGTCGTCTTCTAGCATTTCTTGAG AAACTGCGTATAAAATTCGTAAGAGAAAGAAATCAACGGAAGAGGCAGCGTGAAGAAACCCCTGCCAAAGAGAGTGACAAAGAGACAGAAGCGATCAAAGTTTACTGA